The proteins below are encoded in one region of Penicillium psychrofluorescens genome assembly, chromosome: 4:
- a CDS encoding uncharacterized protein (ID:PFLUO_007238-T1.cds;~source:funannotate), producing the protein MKNKEGWDGKLRMEPQAVISNPEALEDSDYSDPDAPPVEEIDADEDLLADEDPNTEEIDMKLCFRQNQITKIDFPPNIAASITELDLYDNLISHIKGLDEFRDLTSLDLSFNKIKHIKNVAHLTKLTDIFFVQNKISRIEGLETLTQLRNLELGANKIREIENLETLTALEELWLGKNKITEMKNLDHLTSLRILSIQSNRLTNLTGLSSLPQLEELYFSHNAVTDLSGLESNTGLRVLDFSNNQVSNLAHLSSLTNLEELWASNNQLSSFEEVERELKDKEKLETVYFEGNPLQTAGPAVYRNKVRLALPRIKQIDATFVRV; encoded by the exons atgaagaacaaggaagGCTGGGACGGAAAGCTTCGTATGGAGCCCCAGGCTGTGATCTCCAACCCGGAGGCCCTGGAAGATTCCGATTACTCGGACCCCGACGCCCCGCCCGTGGAAGAGATCGACGCCGATGAGG ATCTACTCGCCGATGAGGATCCAAACACAGAGGAAATTGACATG AAACTCTGCTTTCGCCAAAACCAAATCACCAAAATCGACTTCCCGCCCAACATCGCCGCCTCTATCACCGAGCTCGACCTCTACGACAACCTCATCTCGCACATCAAGGGCCTCGACGAGTTCCGCGATCTCACGAGCCTGGACCTCAGCTTCAATAAGATCAAGCATATCAAGAATGTGGCACATTTGACCAAACTGAcggacatcttcttcgtgcaGAATAAGATCTCCCGCATTGAGGGCTTGGAGACGCTGACCCAGTTGAGGAActtggagctgggcgcgaaTAAGATTCGG GAAATTGAGAATCTCGAGACCCTCACGGCCTTGGAGGAGCTGTGGCTGGGCAAGAATAAGATCACCGAGATGAAG AACCTAGACCACTTAACAAGCCTCCGCATTCTGTCCATACAGTCCAACCGCCTCACCAACCTAACAGGcctttcctccctcccacaACTCGAAGAACTCTACTTCTCGCACAACGCCGTCACCGATCTCTCCGGCCTAGAATCCAACACGGGCCTCCGCGTCCTCGACTTCTCCAACAACCAAGTCTCAAATCTAGCGCATCTCTCATCCCTCACAAATCTGGAAGAACTGTGGGCGTCGAACAACCAACTCTCCAGCTTCGAGGAAGTGGAGCGCGAGCTGAaagacaaggagaagctggagactGTTTACTTTGAGGGGAACCCGTTGCAGACTGCTGGTCCCGCGGTTTATCGGAACAAAGTCCGGCTGGCGTTGCCGCGGATTAAACAGATTGATGCGA CTTTCGTTCGGGTTTGA
- a CDS encoding uncharacterized protein (ID:PFLUO_007244-T1.cds;~source:funannotate), producing the protein MSFLFGGAPKMSSAEKIAAAETEVEMISDMFNRLTESCTKKCVPADYREGDLNKGESVCLDRCVSKFFDVNIKVSEKMQGEAANKQGGGVGFGM; encoded by the exons ATGTCTTTCCTCTTCGGCGGTGCCCCCAAGATGTCCTCGGCAGAGAAGATTGCTGCCGCTGAGACCGAGGTCGAGATGATCTCCGACATGTTCAACCG ATTGACCGAGTCCTGCACCAAGAAGTGCGTCCCCGCCGACTACCGGGAAGGCGACCTGAACAAGGGCGAGTCCGTGTGCCTAGACCGGTGCGTGTCCAAGTTCTTCGACGTCAACATCAAGGTCAGCGAGAAGATGCAGGGAGAGGCGGCCAACAAGCAGGGTGGCGGAGTGGGCTTTGGCATGTAA
- a CDS encoding uncharacterized protein (ID:PFLUO_007243-T1.cds;~source:funannotate), which produces MLPWLTQRFSIGLRPYLLIPRHQQQLTEQPLRKSSTTASSPEKAFQERLHEVSNACADPYPRLAVDSRSLSCAQFRARYSQLADNESVEDTVVVTGRIRTYRLAGSKLIFFDIVQDGHKLQVMCNQRRLDGVTPEQFKRLYRLLRRGDAFSITGKPHRTGRGELTIETTELPRLLSPCLHDIPVHDSTHETSPYPRHVQFLADPAVADIIRARSSIVQYLRQFFLDRSFMEVNTPILEAVAGGAVARPFYTSATEFPERQLSLRIAPELWLKRLVVGGFDKVFEIGPSFRNEGLDKTHNPEFTTCEFYHAYANLEILMSMTEDLLSGMAAHIRAFSDQTGTLNPTPVNFNAPFRRIDFISGIESHINRKLPDLTSSSALPETRHLFDTLSLTLPENATLPRLLDELAAIYLEPQCKDPTFLINPPECLSPLSKSFIHPTTHQRVAARGELFIEGKEVVNTYEEENSPFEQRRKFEDQLRYSKETGELGEVDESYLEALEWGLPSTGGWGCGVDRLVMLFTGAKRIGDVLPFGNLRAVTRRPTGENNQ; this is translated from the exons ATGTTGCCCTGGCTAACCCAGAGATTTAGCATAGGATTGCGTCCCTATCTCCTGATCCCCCGacaccaacaacaactaACCGAGCAGCCCCTGCGGAAAAGTAGCACGACCGCGTCCTCCCCCGAAAAGGCATTCCAGGAGCGACTGCACGAAGTCAGCAATGCTTGTGCAGACCCGTACCCGCGCCTTGCGGTCGACTCCCGCTCTCTGAGCTGTGCGCAGTTCCGCGCGCGGTACAGCCAGCTGGCGGATAATGAATCAGTAGAGGACACGGTCGTGGTCACTG GTAGGATCCGTACCTATAGACTCGCGGGGAGCaaattgatcttcttcgataTCGTGCAAGACGGACACAAGCTGCAGGTAATGTGCAACCAGCGCAGACTGGACGGCGTGACGCCGGAGCAGTTCAAGCGGCTGTACCGTCTGCTACGAAGGGGAGACGCCTTTT CTATCACTGGCAAACCGCACCGGACTGGCCGCGGCGAACTCACCATTGAGACGACGGAACTGCCTCGGTTGCTCTCGCCGTGTCTGCACGATATCCCCGTCCACGACTCCACGCATGAAACCTCGCCATATCCGCGCCATGTGCAGTTCCTGGCTGATCCCGCTGTCGCGGATATCATCCGGGCCCGGTCATCGATCGTCCAGTACCTGCGTCAGTTCTTTTTGGACCGGTCGTTCATGGAGGTCAACACCCCGATTCTGGAGGCCGTCGCCGGTGGCGCGGTTGCCCGTCCGTTCTATACATCTGCCACGGAATTCCCCGAGCGGCAGCTGTCGCTGCGAATTGCGCCGGAGTTGTGGCTGAAGCGGCTGGTTGTCGGTGGGTTCGACAAGGTCTTTGAGATTGGGCCGTCGTTTCGCAATGAAG GTCTGGATAAGACACACAACCCCGAATTCACCACCTGCGAATTCTACCACGCATACGCCAACCTCGAAATCCTCATGTCCATGACCGAGGACCTCCTCTCCGGCATGGCCGCCCACATCCGCGCCTTCAGTGATCAAACGGGAACCCTCAATCCCACACCCGTCAACTTCAACGCGCCCTTCCGCCGCATCGACTTCATCTCCGGCATCGAGTCCCACATCAACCGCAAACTCCCCGACCTGacttcatcctccgccctccccgAAACCCGCCACCTATTCGacaccctctccctcaccctccCCGAAAACGCAACCCTCCCGCGCCtcctcgacgagctcgccgcCATCTACCTCGAGCCCCAATGCAAAGACCCAACCTTCCTCATCAACCCGCCAGAATGCCTTTCCCCACTCTCCAAATCGTTCATTCATCCAACAACACACCAGCGCGTCGCGGCGCGCGGGGAACTTTTTATCGAAGGCAAGGAGGTCGTGAATACCTATGAAGAAGAGAACTCGCCGTTTGAGCAGCGCCGCAAGTTCGAGGACCAGCTGCGGTATTCCAAAGAGACCGGTGAGCTTGGTGAAGTCGATGAGAGTTATCTCGAGGCACTGGAATGGGGATTGCCCTCGACTGGAGGGTGGGGGTGCGGTGTTGATCggttggtgatgctgttCACCGGGGCGAAGCGTATTGGGGATGTGTTGCCGTTTGGAAATTTGAGGGCCGTGACGAGACGACCGACGGGAGAGAATAATCAGTAA
- a CDS encoding uncharacterized protein (ID:PFLUO_007241-T1.cds;~source:funannotate), protein MIPVRHRQSRDRSVPTDVDVFRVAITKMKTKAPAKIDELIEERMNMDWRFTNDRLTECFEMLTLQPAFLPRHGETVLWTPSPLKPGEYLQFNKDTEAVMVRNDKGEWLRKPEWLAGIITQTPLEEILCQEIITPEDREPGTWASNKGLKDWTSALFRVETLPHPIEDDKSASLHYKYLPLSCIKPFSFWQFFLHSVPREKWDPSVENALMTMASWSVVSRYRFKGTWPNASIFCKGIWIGAELLAVGDTVRLRPLSRDGTSLSQVTDVMVIKTIEVHLKDCIDDPDNEQLAAQYSARIKGKIYTLDKKRPETAMFGNIPLQSMSMEEVATALNLNIMNKYGHWYRVAGGKTAVVSQDMILGRCYDPDAHLFHWGNHNLGNDLAAILAGRDYSRIADARMPERSTWFWGDYRAETLGLESVNGYDVGVAAEQRRDPNLDVEYDPNHPIHMRPWLAIFRILDGKATPTDERDARLPRKRGRPFKKDSDLQRLGKTSKLISTGLGQVSNDDDYDEEEEDAKEEEKDEMEIKEEKTVRSASGKRQRLHGAHTVRGNRPGNAIAVDSEEEAEAESSSSEQEDPFEGHSQPLYFRGGTEETELGDYHPENE, encoded by the coding sequence ATGATTCCCGTTCGCCATCGCCAGAGTCGAGACCGCAGTGTCCCGACGGATGTCGATGTGTTCAGGGTTGCTATCACGAAAATGAAGACCAAGGCTCCTGCGAAAatcgacgagctgatcgAAGAGCGCATGAATATGGACTGGCGGTTTACCAACGATCGCCTCACGGAATGTTTCGAAATGCTGACCCTCCAGCCTGCCTTCCTCCCCCGCCACGGGGAGACGGTGCTCTGGACCCCGTCGCCTCTCAAGCCCGGTGAATACCTTCAGTTCAACAAAGATACCGAAGCCGTCATGGTGCGCAATGACAAGGGTGAATGGCTCCGTAAGCCCGAATGGCTCGCCGGCATTATCACGCAGACTCCCTTGGAAGAAATCCTCTGCCAGGAAATCATCACGCCCGAGGACAGGGAACCTGGAACCTGGGCCTCGAACAAAGGACTCAAAGACTGGACCTCTGCTCTTTTTCGGGTTGAAACCCTCCCGCATCCGATTGAGGATGACAAGTCTGCCTCGCTGCACTACAAATATCTCCCACTGAGTTGCATCAAGCCGTTCAGCTTCTGGCAATTTTTTTTGCATTCCGTTCCTCGCGAGAAATGGGACCCATCTGTCGAAAACGCCCTGATGACCATGGCCTCGTGGAGCGTCGTGTCCCGCTACCGCTTCAAGGGTACCTGGCCGAacgcctccatcttctgcaaGGGAATCTGGATTGGCGCGGAGCTGCTAGCGGTGGGCGACACGGTGCGCCTCCGTCCACTTTCGCGCGATGGAACCAGTCTTTCTCAAGTCACCGATGTGATGGTTATTAAAACGATCGAAGTGCATTTGAAGGATTGCATTGACGATCCGGATAATGAGCAGCTGGCAGCCCAGTACAGCGCTCGAATCAAGGGCAAAATCTACACTCTTGACAAAAAGAGACCCGAGACCGCTATGTTTGGGAATATCCCATTGCAATCCATGTCGATGGAAGAGGTGGCCACCGCACTTAACTTGAACATCATGAACAAATACGGCCACTGGTACCGCGTGGCTGGAGGCAAGACGGCCGTTGTATCGCAGGACATGATTCTCGGCCGATGCTACGACCCCGACGCCCACCTGTTCCACTGGGGAAATCATAACCTCGGAAACGACTTGGCAGCTATCCTCGCGGGCCGCGATTACTCCCGCATCGCCGATGCCCGCATGCCAGAGCGTAGCACCTGGTTCTGGGGCGATTACCGCGCCGAGACATTGGGGCTGGAGAGTGTGAACGGATATGATGTTGGCGTGGCGGCCGAGCAGCGACGTGATCCCAATCTCGACGTCGAGTACGACCCCAACCACCCCATCCACATGAGACCCTGGCTGGCTATCTTCCGGATTCTGGACGGCAAGGCGACCCCCACTGACGAACGGGATGCCCGTCTGCCCAGGAAGCGTGGCCGTCCGTTTAAGAAGGACTCGGATCTTCAAAGGCTGGGGAAGACGAGCAAGCTTATCAGCACGGGGTTGGGACAAGTCTCTaacgatgatgattatgatgaggaggaggaggatgcaaaggaggaagaaaaggatgagatggaaataaaagaagagaaaacagTGAGGTCCGCGAGCGGCAAACGGCAGAGACTCCACGGCGCACACACCGTCCGTGGTAACCGTCCCGGCAatgccatcgccgtcgacagcgaggaggaggccgaggccgaatCCAGCTCGAGCGAACAGGAGGATCCCTTCGAAGGTCACTCGCAGCCACTGTATTTCCGTGGAGGAACTGAAGAGACCGAGCTCGGCGATTACCATCCCGAAAACGAATGA
- a CDS encoding uncharacterized protein (ID:PFLUO_007239-T1.cds;~source:funannotate) — protein MRGASTGRDSSPSAPPTQAPMNSTPGQSDPNSPESPPGPSRAAAEEAEIQPTEQSNQASSSIASASSPPEAAESADAPKKHHLLIPMPSRRSSKKADKSSVSEQTEETGHKEPTRRPSKVSILKAGRDRSRASSRRSRRTQQDVANVEESKETPAPAMNGPARPQKKAPNKLFAFLSCCSSQDVDADDATLPAKKTTKRQPASNRLPTPDKAEVHNGDSSTAESRDPAYFGDEKASLTVSADQAQPQAEEEPSSAATDVQATAVGLSPPEAGASPVSKEQSEDHAANGTIAESKMEGIQRSNEPPSPVPEEPAAEAPAPKTSGDGLDESSHEEAVPSATVLPPPPPLAPPAPQARSGTDEDQQWLLGPPPPHLQNRKCLVLDLDETLVHSSFKVLERADFTIPVEIEGQYHNIYVIKRPGVDQFMKRMGELYEVVVFTASVSKYGDPLLDQLDIHNVVHHRLFRESCYNHQGNYVKDLSQVGRDLRETIIIDNSPTSYIFHPQHAIPISSWFSDAHDNELLDLIPVLEDLAGAQVQDVSMVLDITL, from the exons ATGCGTGGCGCGAGCACGGGGCGAGACTCCTCTCCCTCAGCTCCGCCTACCCAAGCGCCCATGAATTCCACCCCTGGACAGTCGGACCCGAACA GTCCTGAATCGCCCCCAGGTCCCAGTCgcgctgccgccgaggaggccgagataCAGCCCACCGAGCAGTCAAACCAGGCTTCATCTTCCATCGCATCGGCATCGAGTCCTCCCGAGGCTGCTGAAAGTGCGGACGCGCCGAAGAAGCACCATCTGCTGATCCCCATGCCGTCCCGACGCTCCTCGAAGAAGGCAGACAAATCCTCCGTGTCGGAACAGACCGAAGAGACTGGGCACAAAGAGCCGACTCGGCGACCTTCGAAAGTGAGCATCTTGAAAGCTGGCAGAGACCGGAGTAGGGCCAGCAGCCGCCGGTCGCGCCGGACGCAGCAGGACGTGGCCAATGTGGAAGAGAGCAAAGAAACTCCTGCGCCCGCGATGAACGGTCCCGCGAGACCTCAAAAGAAAGCCCCTAATAAGTTGTTTGCTTTCCTGAGTTGCTGTTCTTCCCAGGACGTTGATGCCGACGATGCGACCCTGCCTGCAAAGAAGACGACCAAGCGGCAACCGGCCTCCAACCGGCTGCCCACCCCCGACAAAGCAGAAGTCCACAATGGCGACTCGAGCACGGCCGAGTCGAGAGACCCGGCATACTTTGGTGATGAGAAAGCGAGCTTGACAGTCAGCGCCGACCAAGCGCAACCtcaggccgaggaggagcccAGCTCAGCTGCGACTGATGTGCAGGCAACGGCCGTGGGGCTCAGCCCGCCTGAGGCCGGCGCGTCCCCTGTGTCCAAGGAACAATCCGAGGATCATGCCGCCAATGGGACGATAGCTGAGTCGAAAATGGAGGGCATTCAGCGATCAAATGAGCCACCCAGCCCGGTCCCTGAAGAGCCGGCCGCTGAAGCTCCGGCGCCCAAGACGTCAGGCGACGGTCTTGATGAGTCGTCCCATGAAGAGGCGGTTCCGTCGGCGACAGTACTTCCCCCGCCACCTCCATTGGCGCCGCCTGCTCCCCAAGCTCGCTCTGGAACCGACGAAGATCAACAGTGGCTGTTGGggcctccgccacctcaCCTCCAAAATCGAAAatgccttgtccttgatcttgatgaGACTCTGGTTCACAGCAGCTTCAAG GTCCTTGAACGCGCCGACTTCACTATCCCAGTGGAGATTGAAGGCCAGTATCATAATATCTACGTGATCAAGCGGCCAGGTGTGGATCAGTTCATGAAGCGAATGGGCGAGTTGTATGAAGTAGTAGTGTTTACTGCGTCTGTTTCCAAG TACGGCGATCCTTTGCTGGACCAACTAGACATCCACAATGTGGTGCATCACCGGTTATTCCGAGAGAGCTGTTACAATCACCAGGGGAATTATGTAAAG GACCTTTCCCAGGTCGGACGAGACCTCCGGGAAACCATTATCATCGACAACTCCCCAACGTCCTACAtcttccatccccaacaCGCGATACCCATCAGCAGCTGGTTTTCTGACGCACACGACAACGAGCTGCTTGATCTTATCCCCGTCCTGGAGGATCTGGCAGGGGCGCAAGTCCAAGATGTTAGCATGGTCCTGGACATCACCCTCTAA
- a CDS encoding uncharacterized protein (ID:PFLUO_007242-T1.cds;~source:funannotate): MTKGIQDATVAQAVTVSLQELIDGTVSFDTLTEAFGPSSLGIIIVKDLPADFVKLRAQVLSNASYLAALPAEELGEPPPSHFHPIYHSKELTNEPPKESLESPESKYLVGWSCGKETLKTGHFDTLKGSYYVNCAFYQDPSLQSAPADGFPDLPQYTAPNIWPSVPRLPGFQDGLEQLCALIIRTAALVAQACDRYAEANIDGYKPGYLHHVVTTSLTTKARLLHYFPASKTEAQKGSGLENEDEADDDWCATHIDHGCLTGLTSAMFLDEAASPPTLSASSSSSSLPLLHELPRSPDPQAGLYISSRTGDIVKVNIPKDCLAFQTGEALQLITQGKFRAVPHFVRGARRPDTAEFERARIARNTLAVFTQPNLAEEVQAGVSFAEFARGVVQRNY, from the exons ATGACGAAGGGAATCCAGGACGCAACGGTGGCCCAGGCGGTTACGGTGAGCCTGCAGGAGCTGATCGACG GCACCGTCTCCTTCGACACGTTGACCGAAGCCTTCGGGCCGTCCTCCCTGGGGATTATTATCGTCAAGGACCTCCCAGCGGACTTTGTGAAATTGCGCGCCCAGGTCCTCTCCAATGCGTCGTATCTCGCTGCTCTTCCAGCGGAGGAACTAGGTGAACCACCTCCATCCCACTTCCACCCCATCTATCACAGTAAGGAACTAACGAACGAACCACCCAAAGAATCCCTGGAAAGTCCCGAATCCAAGTACCTTGTCGGCTGGTCCTGCGGCAAAGAAACCCTCAAGACAGGGCACTTCGACACGCTGAAGGGATCCTACTACGTCAACTGCGCCTTCTACCAAGACCCCTCTCTGCAAAGCGCACCAGCAGACGGTTTCCCAGATCTGCCGCAGTACACAGCGCCCAACATTTGGCCGTCTGTCCCGCGTCTGCCCGGTTTTCAGGACGGGCTCGAGCAGCTCTGCGCGCTGATTATTCGCACCGCGGCGCTCGTTGCGCAAGCCTGTGATCGCTACGCGGAGGCCAATATCGACGGCTATAAACCTGGTTATTTGCATCATGTCGTTACGACCAGTTTGACTACCAAGGCGCGGCTGTTGCATTATTTTCCAGCGTCGAAGACGGAGGCGCAGAAGGGCTCTGGGCTTGAAAatgaggatgaggctgatgatgattggTGTGCTACGCATATCGACCACGGCTGTCTGACGGGTCTCACGTCGGCAATGTTTCTCGACGAAGCTGCTTCGCCTCCTACTCTATctgcatcttcatcttcatcgtccctccctctcctccacgAACTCCCCCGCTCGCCCGACCCGCAAGCAGGCCTCTACATCTCCTCTCGCACGGGCGACATCGTCAAAGTCAACATCCCCAAGGACTGCCTGGCCTTCCAAACAGGGGAGGCCCTCCAACTCATCACGCAAGGCAAGTTCCGTGCTGTTCCGCACTTTGTTCGTGGTGCGCGGCGCCCGGACACGGCGGAGTTTGAGCGTGCGAGGATTGCGCGCAATACACTGGCTGTTTTTACCCAGCCGAATCTGGCAGAGGAGGTGCAGGCGGGTGTTTCTTTTGCGGAGTTTGCGAGGGGGGTTGTGCAGAGGAATTATTAG
- a CDS encoding uncharacterized protein (ID:PFLUO_007240-T1.cds;~source:funannotate), protein MAAQSTLRRPQDPLLALYLRYSDLLRSRIGQSSRMTRIIATITLLLSIIGSGYGGYTWFRARAKERAQGRRLLRRNSGIRGKDGSRTIYVPYKGSKTSKVLIHPTKPTTFDAHRRLFLNPPASARAKDDGSATQIPPPTTKPGLNLAFLHQFLSLGSIMVPRWGSKETGLLMSHGVFLLLRTYLSLLIARLDGDIVRDLVAGKGRAFAWGIVKWCGIGTLASYTNAMIKFLQSKVSIAFRTRLTRYIHDLYLTDNNNYYKLMNLDGGIGHGPDQFITQDLTLFCSSAAALYSSMGKPLVDLFVFNYQLYRSLGPLALSGILTGYFSTAVLLRKLSPPFGKLKAVEGKREGDFRGLHSRLLANAEEISFYGGADIERVFLVRSFKDLQRWMEGIYSLKIRYNMLEDMILKYSWSAFGYLVTSLPVFLPAWGGMGGAMELADAPEGMGRERGRMKEFITNKRLMLSLADAGGRMMYSIKDISELAGHTSRVYSLIATLHRVHANAYYMPRGTHPEFYSLADSQGTIHNGFDGVRLEQVPIVAPSLHPRGGDELIESLSFIVHSGDHLLISGPNGVGKSAIPRIVAGLWPVYRGLVSRPRGFGLDGIMFLPQRPYLSVGTLRDQVIYPHTEIDMREGDVSDADLQKVLDAAHLGYLPAREGGWDARKEWKDVFSGGEKQRMGLARLFYHEPRYAFVDEGTSAVSSDVEGVLYERAKEQGITLITISTRASLKKYHTYNLTLGLGVEGEQWEFERIGTEKEKLGVEKELQELRKRLDRVDEWKMRREEIENELREVWTSEGEIAPPPYQEEEDQPMPEGPTEGTAN, encoded by the coding sequence ATGGCCGCCCAGTCGACGCTTCGGCGCCCGCAGGATCCCCTCCTGGCACTATACCTCCGCTACTCCGACTTGCTGCGTTCACGCATCGGCCAGAGCTCCCGCATGACTCGAATCATCGCCACTATCACACTGCTCCTGTCTATCATCGGGTCAGGATACGGTGGGTATACTTGGTTCCGGGCACGAGCAAAAGAACGGGCGCAGGGCCGCCGTCTGCTGCGTCGAAACTCGGGGATCCGGGGTAAAGATGGGTCGCGAACCATCTATGTTCCCTACAAGGGATCCAAGACCTCCAAGGTGTTGATTCACCCAACCAAACCGACCACCTTCGATGCGCATCGACGACTGTTCCTGAACCCCCCAGCATCTGCGCGGGCCAAAGATGATGGCTCAGCAACCCAAATCCCTCCACCGACAACGAAACCAGGTCTGAACTTGGCCTTCCTGCATCAATTCCTCAGTCTCGGCAGCATCATGGTCCCGCGGTGGGGAAGCAAGGAAACTGGCTTGCTAATGAGCCACGGCGTGTTTCTCCTGCTGAGAACATATCTCTCGCTGCTGATTGCACGGCTGGATGGTGATATTGTCAGAGATCTGGTTGCCGGCAAAGGCCGTGCCTTCGCCTGGGGCATTGTCAAGTGGTGCGGTATTGGAACCCTCGCATCGTACACCAATGCAATGATCAAATTCCTTCAGTCCAAGGTGTCGATCGCCTTCCGGACTCGGTTGACGAGGTATATCCATGACCTCTACCTGACCGACAACAACAATTACTACAAGTTGATGAATCTGGACGGAGGCATTGGCCATGGTCCCGATCAATTCATCACGCAAGATCTCACACTGTTCTGTtcgtccgccgccgcactGTACTCATCCATGGGCAAGCCTCTGGTGGATCTGTTCGTGTTTAACTACCAGCTGTACCGTTCGCTCGGGCCGCTGGCCTTGAGCGGGATTCTCACTGGCTATTTCAGTACAGCCGTGCTACTCCGGAAGCTGTCACCTCCGTTCGGAAAGCTCAAGGCCGTCGAGGGCAAACGGGAAGGCGACTTCCGCGGTCTGCACTCTCGACTTCTGGCCAATGCGGAAGAGATCTCGTTCTACGGCGGCGCCGATATCGAGAGAGTCTTCCTGGTCCGCAGCTTCAAGGACCTCCAGCGCTGGATGGAAGGCATTTACAGCCTCAAGATCCGATACAACATGCTCGAAGATATGATTTTGAAATACTCGTGGTCGGCCTTTGGTTATCTCGTCACCTCACTGCCTGTCTTCCTTCCCGCCTGGGGCGGCATGGGGGGTGCCATGGAGTTGGCCGATGCACCCGAGGGCATGGGCCGTGAGCGAGGCCGAATGAAGGAATTCATCACGAACAAGCGCCTCATGCTTTCGTTGGCCGATGCAGGTGGCCGCATGATGTACAGCATCAAGGATATCTCTGAACTGGCCGGACACACCTCGCGGGTGTACAGTCTGATTGCCACCCTGCACCGCGTTCATGCCAACGCATACTATATGCCCCGAGGCACACATCCCGAATTTTATTCTCTTGCAGATTCGCAAGGAACCATCCACAACGGCTTCGACGGGGTTCGCCTAGAGCAGGTCCCGATCGTTGCGccatctctccatccacgcGGAGGTGACGAGCTCATCGAGTCGCTGTCTTTCATCGTGCATTCGGGCGACCATCTTCTGATTTCCGGTCCCAATGGCGTGGGCAAGTCTGCGATTCCTCGCATTGTGGCAGGACTGTGGCCCGTGTATCGTGGCCTCGTCAGCCGGCCACGAGGGTTTGGTCTTGATGGCATCATGTTCCTTCCCCAACGGCCCTATTTGAGTGTAGGCACCCTGCGTGACCAGGTCATCTATCCACACACCGAGATCGACATGCGCGAGGGCGACGTCTCCGACGCCGACCTGCAGAAGGTCCTCGACGCCGCGCATCTTGGGTATCTGCCTGCGCGCGAAGGCGGCTGGGACGCCCGcaaggagtggaaggacGTCTtcagcggcggcgagaagcagcgcaTGGGCTTGGCGAGACTGTTCTACCACGAGCCGCGGTATGCATTTGTCGACGAAGGCACGTCGGCCGTTTCTTCCGACGTCGAGGGTGTGCTGTACGAGCGAGCCAAGGAGCAAGGTATCACGCTCATCACCATCTCAACTCGCGCATCCCTCAAGAAGTACCACACCTATAATCTCACTCTCGGACTCGGCGTTGAAGGCGAGCAGTGGGAGTTTGAACGGATCGGcaccgagaaggagaagcttgGCGTTGAAAAAGAGCTGCAAGAGTTGCGCAAACGGCTCGATCGCGTGGATGAGTGGAAGATGCGCCgtgaggagattgagaatgaACTCCGCGAGGTCTGGACTAGCGAAGGCGAAATTGCGCCGCCGCCTTAccaggaggaagaagaccagcCCATGCCAGAGGGCCCTACTGAGGGAACCGCGAACTGA